In a genomic window of Amphiprion ocellaris isolate individual 3 ecotype Okinawa chromosome 11, ASM2253959v1, whole genome shotgun sequence:
- the LOC111586652 gene encoding interferon-induced protein 44-like — protein MVVAFNPVSSLSPSDSGYNAAPSLDDRVHVLVCVCSGNTANISDSVLQKMREIREAASDLDIPQLLIVTKLDEACPETERDLQNIYKSKFVKKKLTQLSSELGIPLNCILPVKNYSQETSQDADVDALILNALRLILDFGNDFIEKL, from the exons atggtggtggca TTCAACCCTGTATCCTCGCTGTCTCCTTCTGATTCTGGCTACAACGCTGCACCATCTCTGGATGACAGAGTCCATGTTCTGGTTTGCGTCTGTTCTGGAAACACAGCAAATATTTCAGACTCCGTTTTACAGAAGATGAGGGAGATCAGAGAAGCAGCCAGCGACCTGG ATATTCCCCAACTGCTTATTGTAACCAAACTTGATGAAGCCTGTCCTGAAACTGAAAGGGACCTGCAGAACATTTACAAGAGCAAGTTTGTAAAGAAAAAG TTGACACAGCTCAGCTCTGAACTGGGGATTCCACTCAACTGCATCCTTCCTGTGAAGAACTACAGCCAAGAAACCAGCCAGGATGCAGATGTTGATGCTCTGATCCTAAATGCACTGAGACTGATTCTTGACTTTGGAAATGACTTCATTGAGAAATTGTAA